The DNA segment TCGTGGTGTGGGAATAGTAGGTCAGAGCCACCAGCGTGGATATCTATTACAAATTCTGTATCGCTTGCTAAATGCTCTTTTATCATCGCAACGCACTCGGTGTGCCAACCGGGTCTGCCCTTGCCAAAAGGTGCGTCGTAAAAATTTTCATCAAATTTCCAAAGCACGAAGTCTTTTTGATCTTTTTTACTCTCATTGTTATCAACCCTAGCTACGGCGTCATCGCACTCTCTGCCACTTATGCTTAGGTATTTTACGTCCTTTTGGGTGTTAAAATATATGCCATCATCAAGCTTGTAAGCGTAGTCTTTTTTAATAAGCTCATTTATGTAATCTATCATCTGCCCCACGCACTCTGTCGCTCTTGGCTTTATATCAGGGTCAAGCACGTTTAAAGCCTTCATATCGGCCTCAAAGCTATCAATATAAAAATTTGTAATCTCCTCTAAACTCTTGCCACTCTCGCTCATTTTCTTTAAAATTTTATCATCAATGTCGGTGTAGTTTCTTACAAATTTTACCTTATGTCCGAGTGCGATTAAAACTCGCCTTAGCATATCAAAGCTCACGGCGCTTTTTGCGTGTCCAAGGTGCGCGTCATCATAAACCGTTGGACCACAAAGATAAATTCTAACCACCTCATTTTGTGGCTTGAAATCAACCTTTTGTTTCTTAACGCTATCATAAATTTGCATAAAAAATTCCCTTTAAAAATGTAAGTAAAAAAATCTCTGCCGTTATCAAAATGGCAGTTAAAAGTATAAATTTTATCTGGATTATAGCTAAAAATTTCGCATATCCAAACTCTTTAACGTATAAAAAAAGCTGTAAAAATCCGCCAAATGAACTAGCCAAAGCAAGTCCCACAGCACCCCAAAACTGCATAAAAATGAGTGCTAAGATGAGATTAAAAACAAGGCAAATGGCTGAAATTTTAGCTGCTAGCTTCTGCTTTAATCTTGCATAAATCCAAAGCGAAAAGAGCTTAGCAAGTCCAAAAGGGGTAAGCCCCACAAGATAGGCACATAGCACCTTAGCACACTCTATGGTATCAGTGTGAGTGAAGTTGCCACGCTCAAAAAGTAGCCAAATGATAGGCTCAGATAAAATCACGCCACCAACGCTTGAAGCTAAAAGTGCAAAAAACAAAATCATAAAGGCGTTTTTGGTTTGAAGTAGGGCGTTTTTTTCATCTCCGTTTTTTA comes from the Campylobacter mucosalis genome and includes:
- the cysS gene encoding cysteine--tRNA ligase — encoded protein: MQIYDSVKKQKVDFKPQNEVVRIYLCGPTVYDDAHLGHAKSAVSFDMLRRVLIALGHKVKFVRNYTDIDDKILKKMSESGKSLEEITNFYIDSFEADMKALNVLDPDIKPRATECVGQMIDYINELIKKDYAYKLDDGIYFNTQKDVKYLSISGRECDDAVARVDNNESKKDQKDFVLWKFDENFYDAPFGKGRPGWHTECVAMIKEHLASDTEFVIDIHAGGSDLLFPHHENEAAQCRCHSGKELSKYWLHNGFIQINNEKMSKSLNNSFFVKDALKDYQGEVLRFYLLSSHYRANFNYSLDDLNASKKRLDKIYRLKKRVYETKLGEISENFKSEILEALSDDLNTSKALAVVDEFVNLANEGLDKNPKDKNLKTTIVANLAFLEQIFGIATLDSFEYFQFGVSDELKAKINELILKRNEAKKERNFALADEIREQINALNINIMDTPSGTLWEKI